A genomic region of Pseudocalidococcus azoricus BACA0444 contains the following coding sequences:
- a CDS encoding RNA polymerase sigma factor SigF — translation MSLDTSLDSTAALIKAFQENGCPKTRNSLVQLNMGLVRKEAHRWVHYSQETFEDLVQVGTLGLIRAVERFDPNHGSAFSTFAMVYIRGEIQHYLRDKSAHIRVPRRWQTLYRQGSRLTSELRQYLDRQPTNQEIATGLQIGVEEWEQIKFAYVNCLPLSLDAPVSEATEDSTSLGETLPDQHYRSFQLAQEDRIRLQQCLQKLEARTCEILEFVFLHDLSQKETAELLGISAVTVSRQVKKGLEHLRRLMVHEHEAGN, via the coding sequence ATGTCCCTAGATACTTCCCTTGATTCAACTGCGGCCCTGATTAAAGCCTTTCAAGAAAATGGTTGCCCAAAGACACGCAATTCCCTCGTTCAACTCAACATGGGCCTGGTACGGAAAGAAGCTCACCGTTGGGTTCATTATTCCCAAGAAACCTTTGAAGACCTAGTCCAAGTTGGCACACTCGGCTTAATTCGGGCTGTAGAACGATTTGACCCCAATCATGGCTCTGCTTTTAGCACCTTTGCTATGGTTTATATTCGAGGTGAAATCCAACATTACCTCCGGGATAAAAGTGCTCATATTCGCGTCCCCCGCCGCTGGCAAACCCTCTATCGCCAAGGCAGTCGGCTGACTTCGGAATTACGGCAATACCTCGATCGGCAGCCCACTAATCAAGAAATTGCCACCGGCCTGCAGATTGGTGTGGAAGAGTGGGAACAAATTAAGTTTGCCTATGTGAACTGCTTGCCCTTGAGCTTGGATGCTCCTGTGAGTGAGGCCACCGAGGATAGTACCTCCTTGGGGGAAACCTTACCGGATCAGCATTACCGGAGTTTTCAACTGGCCCAAGAAGACCGAATCCGTCTCCAGCAATGCTTACAAAAGTTGGAAGCCCGTACCTGCGAGATTTTAGAATTTGTTTTTCTCCATGACCTCAGCCAAAAGGAAACCGCAGAATTATTGGGGATCAGTGCGGTCACGGTGTCGCGGCAAGTGAAAAAGGGCCTGGAGCATTTACGGCGGTTGATGGTTCATGAGCATGAGGCGGGTAACTAG
- the fmt gene encoding methionyl-tRNA formyltransferase translates to MRIIFFGTPDFSVPTLAALLTSEHQVLGVVTQPDKRRGRGSDLIPSPIKQLALDANLPIWQPTRIKQDKKVIEALQACGADVFVVVAYGQILSQEILNIPKLGCINNHASLLPCYRGAAPIQWALYHGEPETGITTMLMDAGMDTGAMLLTVKTPIRLEDNAATLGARLAGLGANLLLETLAQFPRLTPIPQDPTQATYAPLIKKPDYELAWSRSALDLHNQVRGFYPYCQTQLLGQTLKITKTLPLTTDVITELLEKLQAWVNQSESDPQGIGNTVAILKGLGPVVQTGQGQLLIQEVQPAGKKRQSGWDFANGLRLTVGQAWS, encoded by the coding sequence GTGCGAATTATTTTCTTCGGAACACCAGATTTTTCTGTACCGACTTTAGCTGCCCTTTTGACTTCAGAACATCAGGTGCTTGGGGTAGTGACACAACCGGATAAACGACGGGGGCGGGGCAGTGATTTAATCCCTTCACCCATCAAACAGTTGGCCTTAGACGCAAACCTCCCAATTTGGCAGCCCACCCGCATTAAGCAAGATAAAAAGGTGATTGAGGCACTCCAGGCCTGTGGGGCTGATGTCTTTGTCGTGGTGGCCTATGGTCAGATTTTGTCCCAGGAGATCCTCAATATTCCCAAGTTGGGCTGTATCAACAACCATGCCTCCTTGTTACCGTGCTATCGGGGGGCTGCACCAATTCAATGGGCGTTATATCACGGGGAGCCAGAAACCGGAATTACGACCATGCTGATGGATGCGGGGATGGATACGGGGGCAATGCTGTTAACGGTTAAAACGCCGATCAGGTTGGAGGATAATGCGGCAACGTTGGGGGCACGCCTGGCCGGCCTGGGGGCAAATTTACTTTTAGAAACCCTCGCCCAGTTCCCTCGCCTCACGCCAATTCCTCAGGATCCGACCCAGGCCACCTATGCCCCCCTGATTAAAAAGCCCGATTATGAACTGGCCTGGAGCCGATCTGCCTTAGACCTTCACAATCAAGTGCGTGGCTTTTATCCCTACTGTCAGACACAACTCCTTGGCCAAACCCTGAAGATTACTAAAACTCTCCCTTTAACTACGGATGTAATCACGGAATTACTAGAAAAACTCCAGGCCTGGGTGAATCAATCTGAATCTGATCCGCAAGGGATAGGAAATACAGTGGCAATTCTCAAGGGGCTGGGGCCGGTGGTGCAAACGGGGCAGGGACAATTACTGATCCAAGAAGTTCAGCCGGCCGGAAAAAAACGCCAATCAGGGTGGGATTTTGCCAATGGACTGCGCTTAACAGTTGGCCAGGCCTGGAGTTAA
- the clpB gene encoding ATP-dependent chaperone ClpB, translating to MQPTDPAKFTDKAWEAIVKSQDVAKQFRNQYLEVEHLAIALVEQAGLANTILTKAGADETAILQRLVDFAKQQPRVPNGTELYLGRHLDALLDLAERERDARDDAFISVEHILLGLSEDRRIGKSLFRMANIERDQLEQAITSVRGNQKVSDQNPENRYEALSKYGRDLTEQARQGKLDPVIGRDEEIRRVIQVLSRRMKNNPVLIGEPGVGKTAIAEGLAQRIINGDVPESLKNRQLISLDMGSLVAGAKFRGDFEDRLKAVLHEVTHSDGQIVLFIDELHTVVGAGANQNSNMDAGNLLKPMLARGELRCIGASTLDEYRKSIEKDPALERRFQQVYIGQPTVENTISILRGIKQRYEIHHNVQITDSALVAAATLSDRYIADRFLPDKAIDLVDEAAAKLKMEITSKPGELETIERRLMQLEIEKLSLEQEEPRSRTGTYAPERERLQKITAEIAELTPKKEAMEAQWQGEKQLLEQLNTLKEEQDQIKLQIEQAERKYDLNRVAQLQHGKLAQVQRDLAEVEAQLEAIQAESSTFLRDQVTDADIAAIVAKWTGIPLQKLLETERQKLLHLESVLHQRVIGQEEAVAAVAAAIRRARAGMKDPGRPIGSFLFMGPTGVGKTELARALADCLFDDDGALVRLDMSEYMEKHAVSRMIGAPPGYVGFDSGGQLTEAVRRRPYSVVLFDEVEKAHPEVFNVLLQVLDDGRITDSQGRTIDFCNTVIVMTSNIGSDHILDIGGDDTRYEEMRGRVMKVLQSHFRPEFLNRVDDLILFHPLNRQQLRQIIQIQLKRVHKLLAEQKITLSFTDAALDHLVDAGFDPIYGARPLKRAIQREVENSIAVEILAETYGPGEQIVVDCDQGKLKFTSKNHQPDSGTPQS from the coding sequence ATGCAACCCACTGACCCAGCCAAGTTTACCGATAAGGCCTGGGAAGCCATTGTCAAATCTCAGGATGTCGCCAAGCAATTTCGCAATCAATACTTAGAAGTTGAACATCTAGCCATTGCCCTGGTTGAACAGGCCGGGTTAGCGAATACAATTTTGACCAAAGCCGGGGCCGATGAAACGGCAATTTTGCAGCGATTAGTGGACTTTGCCAAACAACAGCCGCGGGTTCCCAATGGCACAGAGCTTTATTTAGGTCGTCACTTAGATGCCCTATTGGATTTAGCGGAACGGGAGCGGGATGCGCGGGATGATGCCTTTATTTCCGTGGAGCACATTCTCCTGGGCCTGAGTGAAGACCGGCGGATTGGCAAAAGCTTATTTCGGATGGCCAACATTGAGCGAGACCAACTGGAGCAGGCCATTACCTCTGTGCGCGGGAATCAAAAAGTTTCCGATCAAAACCCAGAAAACCGCTACGAAGCCCTGAGTAAATATGGGCGCGATTTAACGGAACAGGCCCGCCAAGGCAAATTGGATCCAGTCATTGGCCGGGATGAAGAAATTCGGCGGGTGATTCAAGTTCTTTCACGGCGGATGAAAAATAATCCGGTTTTAATTGGCGAGCCGGGTGTGGGTAAAACCGCCATTGCCGAAGGATTAGCCCAGCGAATCATTAACGGTGATGTCCCGGAATCTCTCAAAAATCGGCAACTTATTTCCCTCGATATGGGCAGTTTGGTGGCCGGGGCTAAGTTTCGGGGGGATTTTGAAGATCGTCTCAAGGCTGTGCTCCATGAAGTCACCCATTCGGATGGGCAAATTGTCCTCTTTATTGATGAGTTGCATACCGTAGTCGGAGCGGGGGCGAATCAAAACTCCAACATGGATGCCGGGAATTTACTCAAACCCATGTTAGCCCGCGGGGAGTTGCGCTGTATTGGAGCCTCGACTCTGGATGAATACCGCAAATCCATTGAAAAAGACCCAGCCCTCGAGCGGCGATTTCAACAGGTTTATATTGGGCAGCCTACGGTTGAAAATACGATTTCCATTTTGCGCGGTATTAAGCAGCGTTATGAAATTCACCACAATGTCCAAATTACCGACTCAGCTTTAGTTGCTGCTGCTACGCTCTCGGATCGATATATTGCGGATCGATTTTTGCCAGATAAAGCCATTGATTTAGTGGATGAAGCCGCTGCCAAGCTAAAGATGGAAATTACTTCCAAACCGGGGGAGTTGGAAACCATTGAACGGCGACTGATGCAGTTAGAAATCGAAAAGCTTTCTCTGGAGCAGGAAGAACCTCGCAGTCGCACCGGAACCTATGCCCCAGAACGGGAACGGCTGCAAAAAATTACGGCGGAAATTGCTGAACTCACCCCGAAAAAAGAAGCAATGGAAGCCCAATGGCAGGGGGAAAAGCAATTACTGGAGCAACTCAATACCCTTAAAGAAGAACAGGATCAAATTAAGCTCCAAATTGAACAGGCCGAGCGCAAATATGACTTAAATAGGGTGGCCCAACTTCAACATGGGAAACTGGCTCAAGTACAACGGGATTTAGCGGAAGTCGAGGCCCAGTTAGAGGCCATCCAGGCCGAGAGCAGTACTTTTTTGCGAGATCAAGTCACTGATGCAGATATTGCTGCGATTGTGGCCAAGTGGACAGGTATCCCCCTCCAAAAGCTCTTGGAAACAGAACGTCAAAAACTCCTGCATTTAGAATCAGTTCTCCATCAGCGGGTGATTGGCCAAGAGGAAGCGGTCGCCGCCGTAGCTGCTGCCATTAGACGGGCCAGAGCAGGGATGAAAGATCCGGGGCGGCCGATTGGTTCGTTTTTATTCATGGGGCCCACTGGGGTCGGAAAAACGGAACTCGCCCGCGCCTTAGCCGATTGTCTCTTTGATGATGACGGGGCCTTGGTGCGGTTGGATATGTCCGAGTACATGGAAAAACACGCCGTCTCCCGAATGATTGGTGCGCCTCCAGGCTATGTTGGGTTTGACTCTGGTGGGCAGTTAACCGAGGCTGTGCGGCGGCGGCCTTATTCCGTGGTGTTGTTTGATGAAGTAGAAAAAGCCCATCCTGAGGTTTTTAATGTCCTGCTGCAAGTTTTGGATGATGGCCGCATTACAGATTCCCAAGGGAGAACGATTGACTTCTGCAATACTGTGATTGTCATGACCAGTAACATTGGCAGCGATCACATTTTGGATATTGGCGGGGATGATACTCGCTATGAAGAAATGCGGGGCCGGGTGATGAAGGTGTTACAAAGCCATTTCCGGCCAGAATTTCTCAATCGGGTGGATGATTTGATCCTCTTCCATCCCCTGAATCGCCAACAATTACGACAGATTATCCAAATTCAACTGAAACGGGTGCATAAACTCCTGGCTGAACAGAAAATCACCCTCTCTTTTACGGATGCAGCCTTGGATCATCTGGTGGATGCGGGCTTTGATCCGATCTATGGAGCCAGGCCCCTCAAGCGTGCCATCCAACGGGAAGTGGAAAACTCCATTGCCGTGGAAATCTTGGCGGAAACCTACGGGCCTGGGGAGCAAATTGTCGTGGACTGTGACCAGGGCAAGTTGAAATTCACCTCCAAAAATCATCAGCCTGACTCTGGAACTCCTCAGTCATAG
- a CDS encoding PQQ-dependent sugar dehydrogenase: protein MKQLYALGCSLTCLCLWGLSSCASESSPPPLTQASNPRSETVLLSPREVPVVANVELVTVVEGLEHPWGLAWLPNGDALITERSGRLRLVKQGQLVPQPVAGLPEIFAQGQGGLLDVAVHPEFAQNRLIYLTYASGQREGNQTQVLRAVLDGDKLENLQVIFQAKPAKPGTQHFGSRLLWLTDGTLLVAIGDGGNPPLSLDGELIRNQAQKLNSDLGKIHRINADGSIPPDNPFQNNPQAQPSLWSIGHRNIQGLAKDPLSGSIWSTEHGSRGGDELNLIQPGKNYGWPLVTWSEEYTGGEISPLRTKPGLIDPKLVWTPAIAPSGLVIYRGTEVPAWAGGIFAGGLVSQDVRKIEVDQQGQVIRQGRIPIGARVRDVRQGPDQFLYVLTDESRTGRLIRLQPRQP from the coding sequence GTGAAGCAACTTTATGCCCTTGGATGTTCCCTAACTTGCTTGTGCCTTTGGGGATTGAGCAGTTGTGCCTCAGAAAGTTCTCCTCCCCCTCTAACCCAGGCCAGCAATCCACGCTCCGAAACAGTGTTGTTGAGTCCGAGAGAGGTTCCGGTTGTTGCCAATGTTGAACTTGTGACAGTCGTTGAAGGCTTGGAACATCCCTGGGGCCTGGCCTGGTTACCCAATGGTGATGCTTTAATTACCGAGCGTTCCGGGCGATTACGCTTAGTTAAACAAGGTCAATTAGTCCCTCAGCCAGTGGCCGGCCTGCCGGAAATTTTTGCCCAAGGTCAGGGGGGCCTGTTAGATGTGGCGGTGCATCCTGAATTCGCCCAGAATCGCCTAATCTATCTCACCTATGCCAGTGGTCAAAGGGAAGGGAATCAAACTCAAGTCTTACGGGCTGTTTTAGATGGTGACAAACTTGAAAACCTCCAAGTAATTTTCCAGGCCAAACCAGCCAAACCCGGCACACAACATTTCGGCTCCCGCTTACTCTGGCTAACCGATGGGACTCTACTGGTGGCGATTGGAGATGGGGGAAATCCACCCCTGAGCTTAGATGGGGAGTTAATTCGGAATCAAGCCCAGAAATTAAACAGCGATCTAGGTAAAATTCACCGCATTAACGCTGATGGTTCGATTCCCCCCGATAACCCCTTCCAAAATAATCCCCAGGCCCAGCCTAGTTTATGGAGCATTGGCCATCGCAATATTCAGGGGTTAGCCAAGGATCCGCTCTCAGGGTCAATTTGGTCAACGGAACATGGCTCCCGGGGTGGGGATGAACTCAATTTGATTCAACCTGGCAAAAACTATGGTTGGCCCCTTGTGACCTGGAGCGAAGAATATACGGGCGGCGAAATTTCACCCTTACGAACTAAACCCGGCCTGATAGATCCCAAACTCGTCTGGACTCCGGCGATTGCCCCTTCTGGATTAGTGATTTATCGGGGGACTGAAGTACCGGCCTGGGCGGGGGGCATTTTTGCTGGGGGGCTAGTTTCCCAAGATGTCCGCAAAATCGAGGTGGATCAACAGGGGCAGGTGATACGTCAAGGGCGGATTCCGATTGGGGCCAGGGTGCGGGATGTGCGACAGGGGCCGGATCAATTCCTCTATGTGTTGACGGATGAATCTCGGACAGGGCGGTTAATTCGGCTCCAACCCCGTCAACCCTAA